A portion of the Ricinus communis isolate WT05 ecotype wild-type chromosome 10, ASM1957865v1, whole genome shotgun sequence genome contains these proteins:
- the LOC8269280 gene encoding ribosome biogenesis protein bms1, whose translation MGMDSGSKEQSHKVHRSRQAGPKKQAKSDKKKKTDDNSTEEKKQNPKAFAFNSSVKAKRLQSRAVEKEQRRLHVPTIDRSYGEPAPYVVLVHGPPQVGKSLLIKSLVKHYTKHNLPEVRGPITIVSGKQRRVQFVECPNDINGMIDAAKFADLALLLIDGSYGFEMETFEFLNILQVHGFPKVMGVLTHLDKFKDVKKLRKTKQRLKHRFWTEIYDGAKLFYLSGLIHGKYPRREIHNLARFISVMKFHPLSWRTSHPYVLVDRFEDVTPPEQVHMNRKSDRNVTLYGYLRGCNLKKGTKVHIAGVGDYSLAGVTALADPCPLPSAAKKKGLRDKEKLFYAPMSGVGDLLYDKDAVYININDHFVQFSKVDDENGGTKQKGKEDVGEVLVKSLQNTKYSIDEKLENSFISLFSRNGTIGSEIQNDVKDNDKQQRRGIESLGQGDLGRQSEPDGSGEETNTGSDSESSDQDEVAAKDAMENGEDGVSNKEHGDTSNHQANLKDHVKQQVEFHGGRFRRKATFGDDIDDKDLKDSDDGSEDDDDGNGDPGDLSYSDSDVPEEDGYNEDKDDDGLGNVSKWKESLAERTSLKRNINLMQLVYGTSASTAALNEKQDCTDDEESEDEEFFKPKGEGNKKLNEGLDGTNINTEDCSKFTNYTDLKNWKEEDIYESIRDRFVTGDWSKAAKRNQPSDANMEDDDDVYGDFEDLETGERYESCKKDESGNGALEKEDERVMEERRLKKLAQRAKFDAQYDGSESPEEEVDDKDGAKFHRVQANESGYFEKLKEEIELQKQRNIAELNDLDEVTRLEIEGFQTGTYVRLEVHDVPFEMVEHFDPCHPILVGGIGFGEENVGYMQARLKRHRWHRKVLKTRDPIIVSIGWRRYQTTPVYAIEDCNGRHRMLKYTPEHMHCLAMFWGPLAPPHTGVVAVHNLSNNQAAFRITATAVVLEFNHAAKIMKKVKLVGYPCKIFKKTALITNMFTSDLEVARFEGAAIRTVSGIRGQVKKAAKEEIGNQPKKKGGAPREGIARCTFEDRILMSDIVFLRAWTQVEVPQFYNPLTTALQPREENWQGMKSVAELRRENNLPIPVNKDSLYKPIERKLRKFNPLVIPKTLQAALPFASKPKDIPSQKRARLENKRAVVMEPRERQLSKLIQHLQRIRVEKMKKRKLKEEQKRKEYEAEKAKDEQLSRKRQREERRDRYRVQDKLKKRKRNSEE comes from the exons ATGGGTATGGACAGTGGCAGCAAGGAGCAGTCGCATAAGGTCCATAGGTCTCGTCAAGCAGGTCCCAAGAAGCAGGCGAAATcagataaaaagaagaagactgACGACAATTCGACCGAGGAAAAGAAGCAAAACCCTAAG GCATTTGCGTTTAATTCAAGTGTTAAGGCCAAGAGATTGCAGTCACGAGCTGTAGAAAAAGAGCAGCGTAGACTTCATGTCCCTACTATTGATAGGTCTTATGGTGAACCCGCGCCTTATGTTGTTCTTGTACACGGACCACCTCAG GTTGGCAAGTCTCTATTGATAAAATCTCTTGTAAAGCATTACACTAAGCATAATTTACCTGAAGTTCGAGGCCCGATTACCATTGTGTCAg GTAAGCAAAGGCGAGTTCAGTTTGTGGAGTGCCCAAATGATATCAATGGCATGATTGATGCTGCAAAATTTGCTGATTTAGCTTTGCTTTTGATAGATGGAAGCTATGGGTTTGAAATG GAgacatttgaatttttgaatattttgcAAGTTCATGGATTCCCGAAGGTTATGGGAGTCCTTACTCACCTCGATAAATTCAAGGATGTGAAGAAGCTTAGGAAAACAAAGCAGAGACTCAAGCATCGTTTCTGGACAGAAATATATGATGGCgcaaaattattctatttgtCTGGTCTTATACATGGGAA GTATCCTAGGCGGGAGATTCACAATCTTGCACGGTTTATATCTGTTATGAAGTTCCATCCATTATCTTGGAGAACTTCTCACCCCTATGTTTTAGTAGATCGTTTTGAAGACGTAACTCCTCCGGAACAAGTGCATATGAACAGAAAATCGGATAGAAATGTCACACTTTATGGCTACTTGCGGGgttgtaatttaaaaaaggGTACTAAG GTACATATTGCTGGTGTTGGTGATTATAGTTTGGCAGGAGTCACAGCCTTGGCTGACCCTTGCCCTCTACCATCAGCTGCAAAAAAGAAGGGATTGAGAGACAAGGAAAAGCTATTTTATGCACCCATGTCTGGCGTTGGTGATCTGCTGTATGACAAGGATGCTGTCTATATAAACATAAATGACCACTTTGTTCAGTTTTCAAAAGTTGATGATGAAAATGGGGGAACAAAACAGAAAG GAAAGGAAGATGTAGGTGAGGTTTTGGTGAAATCACTACAGAACACCAAATATTCAATTGATGAGAAATTGGAAAATAGCTTCATTAGCCTTTTCAGTAGGAATGGTACTATTGGATCTGAAATTCAGAATGATGTGAAAGATAATGACAAGCAGCAGAGACGTGGTATAGAGTCTTTGGGGCAGGGTGATCTTGGGCGACAAAGTGAACCAGATGGGTCTGGAGAAGAAACTAATACTGGAAGTGATTCAGAATCTTCTGATCAAGATGAAGTGGCTGCAAAGGATGCTATGGAAAATGGGGAAGATGGTGTTTCTAACAAAGAACATGGTGACACATCAAACCATCAGGCTAATCTTAAAGATCATGTGAAGCAGCAAGTTGAATTTCATGGGGGAAGATTCAGAAGAAAAGCTACTTTTGGAGATGACATTGATGATAAGGATCTGAAG GACTCTGATGATGGAagtgaagatgatgatgatggcaATGGTGATCCAGGTGATCTAtcatattctgattcagatgTACCAGAAGAAGATGGATACAATGAAGACAAAGATG ATGATGGCCTGGGCAATGTATCAAAGTGGAAAGAGTCATTGGCTGAAAGGACTAgcttgaaaagaaatattaatctCATGCAACTTGTATATGGAACTTCTGCATCAACTGCTGCTCTTAATGAAAAGCAGGATTGCACTGACGATGAGGAAAGTGAGGACGAGGAGTTCTTTAAGCCAAAAGGGGAAGGAAATAAG AAATTGAACGAAGGATTGGATGGTACAAATATAAATACTGAGGACTGTTCCAAGTTTACAAATTATACTGATCTTAAAAACTGGAAAGAGGAAGACATATATGAAAGTATCCGTGATCGTTTTGTTACTGGTGACTGGTCAAAAGCTGCCAAAAGAAATCAACCCTCTGATGCTAATAtggaagatgatgatgatgtttatGGTGACTTCGAAGATTTAGAAACAGGTGAGAGATATGAGAGCTGTAAGAAAGATGAATCTGGCAATGGTGCTCtagagaaagaagatgagcGTGTGATGGAGGAGCGGAGACTGAAAAAGCTAGCTCAGCGTGCAAAATTTGATGCTCA atatGATGGATCTGAATCACCGGAGGAGGAAGTTGATGACAAAGATGGAGCTAAGTTTCACCGAGTACAGGCCAACGAAAGTGGATACTTTGAGAAG TTGAAGGAGGAGATTGAACTTCAGAAACAAAGGAATATTGCAGAACTCAACGACCTTGATGAGGTAACTCGATTAGAGATTGAGGGCTTCCAAACGGGGACATATGTGAGATTGGAGGTGCATGATGTTCCTTTTGAGATGGTTGAACATTTTGATCCCTGCCACCCGATTTTGGTTGGAGGAATTGGTTTTGGTGAGGAGAATGTTGGATATATGCAG GCAAGGTTAAAGAGGCACAGATGGCATAGGAAGGTACTGAAGACTAGGGACCCTATAATTGTATCTATTGGCTGGAGGCGTTACCAGACCACACCTGTGTATGCAATTGAGGATTGCAATGGAAGGCATCGTATGCTTAAGTATACTCCAGAACACATGCATTGTCTTGCCATGTTTTGGGGTCCACTTGCTCCTCCTCACACTGGGGTGGTTGCTGTCCATAATCTATCAAACAATCAG GCAGCATTTCGGATAACTGCAACTGCAGTTGTACTCGAGTTCAACCATGCagcaaaaataatgaagaaagtCAAGTTGGTTGGTTACCCATGTAAGATCTTCAAGAAGACTGCACTAATTACAAATATGTTCACTTCAGATCTTGAAGTAGCTAGGTTTGAAGGTGCTGCTATTCGAACTGTTAGTGGAATCCGGGGGCAGGTGAAGAAG GCTGCAAAAGAAGAGATTGGCAACCAACCGAAAAAAAAGGGTGGGGCACCACGAGAAGGAATTGCCAGGTGCACCTTTGAGGACAGGATTCTGATGAGTGACATTGTTTTCCTGCGTGCATGGACTCAAGTTGAAGTTCCTCAATTTTATAATCCTTTGACAACAGCATTGCAACCTCGTGAGGAGAACTGGCAAGGGATGAAATCGGTGGCTGAATTAAGGAGGGAAAATAATCTTCCTATCCCTGTTAACAAGGATTCCTTGTATaag CCAATTGAAAGAAAGCTTAGGAAGTTTAACCCATTGGTGATACCCAAGACACTACAGGCAGCACTCCCATTTGCATCTAAACCAAAGGATATACCCAGTCAGAAACGGGCCCgacttgaaaataaaagagctGTTGTCATGGAACCTCGAGAGCGACAACTTTCTAAACTTATTCAACACCTTCAAAGGATTAGAGTTGAGAAG ATGAAGAAGCGAAAGCTTAAGGAAGAGCAGAAGAGAAAGGAATATGAAGCAGAGAAAGCCAAGGATGAGCAATTGTCAAGAAAGCGGCAGAGAGAAGAAAGGAGGGACAGATATAGGGTGCAAGACAAactgaagaaaagaaaaagaaattcggAGGAGTGA